The Drosophila suzukii chromosome X, CBGP_Dsuzu_IsoJpt1.0, whole genome shotgun sequence DNA window ATTAGTAACTACATACATATAATTCATATAAATATTCAACAGACGAGtgcataaatttaataattcttaTACCTTTACACTCCCTCGCTCTATAGCTATCTCATTCTCACTTACGGCTCCTTGCCTTCTTTTTTCAACTTTCTATGCTAACTTTACCGTTATGCGTCGTGTCCCTCTCGGTCTGGGTGTCTGTGTTTGTGTGCTTATGCTCCTGTGTGGTGTGGGTGTGTATGTTTGTGATGTGAGTGAGTGAGAAAGTGTGTAAGGTGGGCTTTAAAGCTCAGCTGCAAGCTTGTAGGAGTCTTCGTGCGAAAGGGAGAGAGCACCTTCGGCATTTGCCAACACTGGACATCGCTTTATTCACACTAGgcaacagaaaaaaaaaaggtatagTACCAACCTGATTTCTTCCTAAACACTAAAGATCATAAATGACTGAAAAACCACGTTCTTCGAGGAATACATGTAAAACTTAAATTATTTAGTACTTTTTTTGTTCAAGTCCCGTTTTCACTTTCACTTGTAGTTCACAAAGGAAACTCATCTTTAACTAGGTTTTTAAACACTTCAGGTTCGACATTTCAGATTTAACGCTATGAACTCTTAGCTCATATTTCACGAACAAGcttaaatgttattttaaagAGAAAAAAAGCGAAAGTGAAAATCAGTGTATAAGaaccgaaaacaaaaacattattttttaattattaaaatgaattaataggcaaatttaaaagttttgtgTACATCTTGCTTACAAAACTCCGCTGGAACCCACTAGATTAACGATATAAAAAAGCTTTTACACACAACACAAGAActaaacattaaaatattgcAACATTTGACGTACATCCTAAAActgttttttcttgtttttgtcaTTTACGATCTTGTATGAATCAGAAAAGAAAGTTGTactcttaaataaaaaatgtaaatattgcTGCCTAGCATTTAAGATCCGAAATGTATCTCTGCGTTCGGGACTCGCGTACAAAACGATTGACAAACATATTCGTAGACTATTTAAGTGATTTTACAATTAGTTCGCTTTTTGTTTCTTGTTTggtatttttgttttgctttctTTGTTTTCTCTTACAAATGGAAAGAAGAACAGCCTAAAATGTTATACATGTACAAAGTCTAAATGTTCTTTTCTACTCTTCTGCTAGCTCCTTTTTGACgtgttttttaaaaacctttcTCAAAATGGCAGTGCGTTTAGAGGGGGGCGTGGTGGGGTGTCACAGTGGGCGGTAACTAAGTATTTACAGAGCTTTGAGAACTATACAAAACAAATGGCAGGAATCTATGCGAAATGCACAACATTGCATAATCATAAAAATCGGTAAAACGTAAATAAGTTTAAACAAAAGACGCGTTTCTTGTTGTAggtttgttcttttttttgtcgtttttgtgttggttttttgtttgcttttgcttAGAAACACAATTGCCTAAGGTCTGGCAATATGTTTGTACAATTTTAATTGGCTCACTATTCTTTGAGCAGTGTTGTAAAGACTAATAAgcatcaaaataataatagtaagtAAGGTAATCATAAAAACATTTCAGATATAAAATTAACttgaaataataaaagttttcGGGAGTGGGAGTTACAAGGGAAGAGGAGAAATGGCGCATTATAGTTTCTAGGAAAATGGGAGTTTTAGCTTTTTTATGTTGctttttttacaatttgcgCGCATATTCACTTAGTAATATTAGCGTAAGAAATGCGCGCAGGATTTccgttttttgttttttttttgggtggggGGGCATGGAGGGCGAATTTATagtttacaaaatatttgctTAAAACGTAGAGCATTTTCGAAACTACATGGTACTTTACAATTTATAATGCGCGTGATGATAGGGGTAAAACGGGGATGGGAAGATGTGGAGCTCTAGAGATATTTAGAAACATATGTTTGCGGACCTTATGTTAGCAGCTAATTTCATACTTCAGTTTATCGCTCTTTTAAACCATTACAATCTAATTATGAgtttacatttatatttataccgTTTTTATCtaatatatatctatatatattcttttttttgctttcATGTTTATTTTAGAAACAAAATGAAATACATTTAGCGAAATCAGAGGCAAAGTTCCTAATACTAAGCTTAGTAGGTTTTCTTCGCTCCTCTAATTTAAGCGAGACAGCAATGTAAAATAAAGTCTAAACATTAGTTTGTTGGGCTTATGAAGTAGCAGGGAGCAGGGAGAAAGGGAAGTTGGGGGAGCAGGGTCGGGGTATTAATTAGAAAAATGCAGCATAGTTTGCAGTTAAACCTGAGAAAGAAATATAATCCATAAATATTGCTAACTTTTAACTATCTCTTTCTCTCTCACACATTCACATTCAGTATCACTTCCTATATCCTAATCCTATCGCTCATCCCGCTCGTTCTGCTGCTGATCCTGCCCGGATCGCGAGGAGCTGGAGCTGCTGCTGGCGATGGATGATTCTGAGGATATGGAAATGATTGATATGGCCGACGACGAGTTCACCAGCGTTCCCCGCAGCGGCGGCAGTctactgttgttgttgttgctgccgctggTGCTGctactgttgctgctgttgctgctgctgttcgACGCATTGCCGGCACTGATGGTCGGCGATCCGCCCACCGATTTCTGGTAGCGATTGCCGCCGCCCAACCGTAGATGCTGCGGCCGCTGCTGgtgatgctgctgctggtggtgatGCTGCTGCCGGTGACTATGGTTGCTATGGTTGCTATGGCTGTGATGGTGCTGCTGGTGATAgttggaggaggaggagttAGAGTTGGACTTGCtcagctgctgctgcatcGGCGGTGGCACGTAGTACTGCTGGTGGTAGTAGCCGTTGGAATTGTGGTTGCCCCGCTGGTTGTAGTTGCGTCCACCACTGCCGTCTCCGCCTGCCCTGCCCGAGGAGCCCGATCCGGAGCCACTGCCATGACCACCTCCTCCGGTGGAGGCACTAACTCCGGAAGTCTCTTGGTGATGCTGCTGCGGTTGATCCTCCAGCTCTGGGTCCATCTCCTGGCCAGCGATGTGAACGATTTCCGGCTGTTTTGGTGGTGAAGAGGTTATACATGTGTTcatgctgctgctgttgcttctAGTCATGCTGGCTGCAGTTGCTCCCAAGGTCTTTGGATGAAATTTTGTTTGCACTTTCGGTTTCAAATATAACCGGGACTCAACTGCGGCCAGCATGGGAGCATAGCCGACTACCTGATGCCTGGGCATTAGGCAGCCGGCCACCACCAATCATCATGTGTCAAGGCGGGGGATTGTGTGCATTACCGACGAGCCCGTGGATGAGCTGctgtttccgtttccgcttcCACTACCGCCGTTGCCCGTCCCATTGCCATTGCCGTTGCCGCTCCAACTGCTCGACGAGGGCATGCCCACGGCGAGCAAcggcagcggcatggacatgGAGACTAGGCCATTCGGCGGCGACAGCGTGATGTCGATGATCTCCGTAGCACCCGACGTCGTCTCGACAACATCGCAGTCTTTGCTGTCCTCGGAGTCATTTCCCGACGAGGTGCTGCCACGTCTGTGACGCGACTGCGATTGGTTCTgcgactgctgctgctgcgcaTGGGAATGGCTCGACGCattctgttgctgttgctgctgctgttgggcTCCGCCGGCTGACACGCCCACGCCCACCACCGCCGCCGTCGTCGTCGTTGTCGCTGCAGAAGCGACGGTCCCGGTCACATACGGCTGGCCGCCAACCAGATGGCCACCGGGATGCGCGTGCCCGTGACTATGGCTGTGCGCATGGCTGTGTCCATGAGCGGTGGGCACCTGCACCGGATGGTGGTACAGCTGCTGGACAACGGCGCCCGAGGGCATGATCACATATTTGGGCGCCCCATTCGAGGCGGCGTACGCAGTGGGAGCGGCAGTGGGCAGCGGCGAGATGCGGTCCACCACCACCAGGTGCTCGAAGTTCTCGCGGATCCATTCGCGGTAGTCGATTACGTCGTCGGTGATGTGGATGATTCGACCTGCGTGGGAGAACAAAGAAAACCATTACAAATCCAGAGCAATTGGCACGAACTCGTGTGCATTCAATAATATGGTTATCACCGATGCTGTTCAATGTGTCAGCAGTAAAATTTGCTTCGCTAGTAGTTGCTTTCGACATCGTCGCAGTCACCTTAACTATAAAATGCTGTGTTTCTAGTTTTCACTTAAAttctaagtttttttttgtgccctAATTCTGCTATGTACCACTCCCAATGAACAGTACTCTTAAATAGACTAAAAGGTTTTTAACACAGAAGTAGAATGAATAGAAAAGTGTGTGCTGCccattgaaaaaataaaatagggGAACACCAGAATATATATAGCACATGCAAGCAATTTATAAGGTGTTCCAATTGTCTCAAACTATGCAGTATATTCAATATATTAATCAGCAAACAGTATGAAACCCCCGATTACGAGTCATAACAGTTGCATCCCAATCTGTTTTTTCAAGGTATACACGTTTGACGGTAACAATCACTTACCCAGTATGGAATCCACGCGTGGATCGATGCCGAGGAGGTTAAGCGGACTAACGGCGAGGGCGAGTACGCGGTACGCGCATTTAAAAGCCTGTTGGACTTGGAAGACACCGTAGCTGCTACGTCCGATGTCGTTGCCCGGCGTCAGCGGATCCTCGATACACAAAAGCGACGGCCGATGCCCGTCGACCATGTCGCGCTGCAGCTCATCCTTGGGCATGTAACGACCACCGTTCTTTATGGAGATTCCGATCTTCATGTAGTTAAACCGACGGCCGTAAAGCTCGAAGAACTCTAGGAGCAGCACCCCCAGATTGGCTGTGTCGTGGTAGATGCCCCGCGGATGCATCTGCAGAAAGCTGATGCACATGAGGATCAGCGAGTAGGAGGAGATGCCGCCCGTGAACACCTCGTTGAGATCGCGGAGCAGTAGGAACTGCTTGAGCACTAGCACAAGCTTCCCCAACACTGGATAGTCACGCTTAAACTTCTTAATAAGCTCTGCCGACTGCACGCCGCTCTGCATGTTGAACGATATGTCTACCTTCACCTGCGTTTCCCGGTCCGTCAGCTTGATAATGGGCACGGATGCCTTGTCCAGTACACGCACAGTGCAAGCCTCGGCGATGCCGCGGCTCACCAACTCGAATTCCAGCGTGCGCAGGGGCAGTTTCTCCCACAAACCTGAAGTATACCGAAAATAATAGGATGAGATACAACTTAAAACAGATCGATTCGAAAACATTTTCTCAAGGGAGCCACTTAAATGTAGTTTCTTAACTTACCTAGCACAACGAGATCAATGTCAGAGGTGGGCAAAAATAGGCCGGTACGGAAGGAACCAAAGATCTCGACCACCGCCTGTGGCCAGATGGAATGGACAACGGCCTCGATGCGCTTGACCACCTCGTTGCGGATGGCGTGTTCGCAGGGCGTGGGTAGGACGTATTGGTAGAAGTGCTCAATCTCCTCGTGCAGCCCGATAACGCCCTCGCCATAGGGATAGTCTTGTTTGCGCCACGGCTCGCCCTTGTACTTTGCGATCATCTCCATGTGGTTGTTCATATAGTAATGGGCGCCGCCAGCCTTGTTTTCCGGGCGTTTCTTGCGCGACGGATTGTAGTAGATGCTGTTCGTGCGGCTGGCGGGCGTGGTCGTTGTCTGTGGCGGGTTGTTGCTGGTGTCGCTCATACTGGTGGCTGGACCAGTCGTGGTCGCGGCTGAGCCTGCCGCTGTGGTGGCCGGGCTATTGGTGCCGGttcctcctgctcctgctgttCCACCTCCTGTTACGGGTCCGTTGGTTGAACTGCTGTTCGCGGGTGAGTTATTGTCCCGATTTGTGGTGGAATCAGCCGACGAGCTGGTGGTGCTGCCGCTGTTGTTATTGCTGCTGGTGCCGCTGGtggtgatgttgctgctgtgacGCTGCGTGGTCCCGTtgagttgctgctgctgctgcaggaCCTCCAGCGAATCCGCTCGGAAGTTGAGCACCCGGTTTAGCGAGCTGTTGGGTCGCGATAAGTAGGGTTTGCCCGTTGAATTGTTACCAATATTGTTGGTCGAGTTACTGCTGTTGTTACcactgctgttgttgctgctgctgctaatGCTGCCGTTGGTCGTCGTCGCCTGCTGTAGCTGTTGATCAAGCAATGCGCCCATCTCCTGGGCATTCGTCTCCCAAATCTTTAACCATGTGCGCAGCGATGGTCCCTCCTGTTCCTTCTGAAACCAGCCAACAAATGGATCCATTCAAGACGGTTTCACACGGCTGTTGGCTGGGCGGGAAACGAGAGGGGCGCGTCTCTCTTTCGCTTCGTCCTTCCTTCTATGT harbors:
- the Trf4-1 gene encoding non-canonical poly(A) RNA polymerase protein Trf4-1 produces the protein MDPFVGWFQKEQEGPSLRTWLKIWETNAQEMGALLDQQLQQATTTNGSISSSSNNSSGNNSSNSTNNIGNNSTGKPYLSRPNSSLNRVLNFRADSLEVLQQQQQLNGTTQRHSSNITTSGTSSNNNSGSTTSSSADSTTNRDNNSPANSSSTNGPVTGGGTAGAGGTGTNSPATTAAGSAATTTGPATSMSDTSNNPPQTTTTPASRTNSIYYNPSRKKRPENKAGGAHYYMNNHMEMIAKYKGEPWRKQDYPYGEGVIGLHEEIEHFYQYVLPTPCEHAIRNEVVKRIEAVVHSIWPQAVVEIFGSFRTGLFLPTSDIDLVVLGLWEKLPLRTLEFELVSRGIAEACTVRVLDKASVPIIKLTDRETQVKVDISFNMQSGVQSAELIKKFKRDYPVLGKLVLVLKQFLLLRDLNEVFTGGISSYSLILMCISFLQMHPRGIYHDTANLGVLLLEFFELYGRRFNYMKIGISIKNGGRYMPKDELQRDMVDGHRPSLLCIEDPLTPGNDIGRSSYGVFQVQQAFKCAYRVLALAVSPLNLLGIDPRVDSILGRIIHITDDVIDYREWIRENFEHLVVVDRISPLPTAAPTAYAASNGAPKYVIMPSGAVVQQLYHHPVQVPTAHGHSHAHSHSHGHAHPGGHLVGGQPYVTGTVASAATTTTTAAVVGVGVSAGGAQQQQQQQQNASSHSHAQQQQSQNQSQSRHRRGSTSSGNDSEDSKDCDVVETTSGATEIIDITLSPPNGLVSMSMPLPLLAVGMPSSSSWSGNGNGNGTGNGGSGSGNGNSSSSTGSSPEIVHIAGQEMDPELEDQPQQHHQETSGVSASTGGGGHGSGSGSGSSGRAGGDGSGGRNYNQRGNHNSNGYYHQQYYVPPPMQQQLSKSNSNSSSSNYHQQHHHSHSNHSNHSHRQQHHHQQQHHQQRPQHLRLGGGNRYQKSVGGSPTISAGNASNSSSNSSNSSSTSGSNNNNSRLPPLRGTLVNSSSAISIISISSESSIASSSSSSSRSGQDQQQNERDER